The Candidatus Anaeroferrophillus wilburensis genomic interval GAACCATGACCACGTGCCAGACCCAACCAAAGATCGGCATGATGGTGGAGATTCCTTCGGTTATTGACCTCATGGATGAGCTGGCTGTCGAGGTCGATTTTTTTTCAATCGGCACCAACGACCTGGTCCAATACCTGCTGGCTGCTGATCGGACCAACGAAAAGGTCGCGCCATTTTATCTCCCCCACCACCCTGCCGTCCTGCGGGCCATCAACAAGATAGTCAAAGCCGCACAGCGGCAAAAGAAACCGGTATCCATCTGCGGCGATATGGCCAACCACAGCCTCTATCTGCCATTTTTTCTTGGCATCGGCCTCCGCACATTCAGCCTTGATCCGGCCTTTATTGGCAAAATCGGCCAGGCAAGTGCTGCCATCTCCCTGACAGACGCTCAACTATGTGCTGACCAACTGCTGCAGTTGGGAACGGTACGGGCGGTTGAGGAGCACCTCCATGCATCTCCATGTTTTTCAGCACGTTCCTTTTGAGGGGCCAAGCTCCATTGCGCTCTGGGCAGCCGGTGCCGGGCATCAGCTGACCATCACCCGATGGTTTGCCGGCGAAACGCCACCTCCACTTGAACAGATCGACTGGCTCATCCTGCTGGGCGGGCCGATGGGTGTCGCTGATGAAAATGTCTACGGATGGCTGAAAAAAGAGAAAGAATACCTGCAAGCGGCGGTCAAAGGAGGAAAAGTAGTCCTGGGAATCTGTCTGGGTGCTCAGTTGATCGCCGGCATTCTTGGAGCTGTTGTCCAGCCAAATGCGGAGAAGGAGATTGGCTGGTTTCCAACAACCAGTTTACCAGCCGCAAAAAAAATGCCGATCGGCAGCAAGCTACCGGACGGCATGGAGGTTTTCCACTGGCATGGGGACACCTTCACCATCCCAAAAGGCGCCGTACACCTGATGCGCAGTAAAGCCTGCGAAAACCAGGCCTTTCTCTATGGCGACCGGGTTCTGGCACTCCAGTTCCATTTGGAAACCACCCGACAGAGTGCCGCGGCCCTCATTGAACACTGCGCCGATGACCTGACGGCGGCACCCTTTATCCAGAACGCTGAGACCATACTGAAAAACAGCGACCGGTTCCGGCACATCAATCGGTACATGGCGGCAATCCTGAATTATCTTTCAGGTTTACCGAAGCATGGGTGATCGCAAACCAGGAGCAAACACACGATTACCTCGTTGCCTATTCCACTGGATTAGTTGACGTGTAACGATCAGCATTGGCCTGCGGCAAACTGATTGTTATGACCCGGCATGGTAACGCTGCAGCGACTTGACCTCAGCATCGCCTTTCCTCCGGGCAGCTACCCCTTTGGCGGCCGCCAGGGCAGCTGCCGTAGTCGTCATAAATGGCACCTTGTAATTGATTGCCGCCTTCCGAATATAGGCGTCATCTTCCTGGCTGCGTTTCCCCTTGGGAGTATTGACAATCAGCTGAATCTCGCCATTTTTGATGGCATCAATGATATTGGGCCGGCCCTGTTTCAGCTTAAGGATGCAGGTGGCGGCAATCCCCTGTTGCTGCAGGAATCGGCAGGTACCTTCGGTGGCCAGGATTGCAAACCCCAGCTCACGAAACTGCCGGGCGGCCTCGATAACTCCCGGCTTATCCCGCTCGGCAATGGTGATCAGCACCGTGCCGCCCAGCGGCAGGACCGACTGGGTGGCCTCCTGGACCTTAAAGAAAGCCAGGCCAAAAGAGTCAGCCATCCCCAGCACCTCGCCGGTGGAACGCATCTCCGGCCCCAGCACCGGGTCGACTTCGGGAAACATATTGAAGGGAAAAACCGCTTCCTTAACCCCAAAATGAGCAAACGGTTTCACTTCCAACCCCAGGTCAGTCAGCTTTCTGCCCAACATCACCTCGGTCGCATGACGGGCCATGGAAAGATTGCAGACCTTCGAAACCAGCGGCACCGTCCGCGAAGCCCGCGGGTTGGCTTCAAGGATATACACCGTGTCATGGGCAATGGCATACTGGATATTCATCAGGCCGATCACCCCCAGTTCTACGGCAATCTTCCTGGTATACTCCTTGATGGTTTCTATATGTTTCGGAGCAATGCTCACCGGGGGGATGACGCAGGCCGAATCACCGGAATGGACCCCGGCCAGTTCAATATGCTCCATGACCGCCGGCACCAGGGCATCAGTGCCATCGGCAATGGCATCAGCCTCCGCCTCAATGGCATTTTCTAAAAACTTATCGATCAGGATCGGTCGTGCCGGAGAAACATCAACAGCAACCTGGAGATAGTGACGCAGCATTTCCTCATCATAGATCACTTCCATCGCCCGTCCGCCAAGAACATAGGACGGCCTGACCATCAACGGATAACCAATCTCAGCAGCAATTTCCAGGGCCTCATCCAGGTTACTGGCCATCCCCGATTCCGGCTGGGGAATTGCCAGTTTATGCATCATCTGTCGGAAGCGGTCACGATCTTCCGCCAGGTCGATAATTTCCGGCGGCGTCCCCAGCACCTTGACTCCGGCTGCCTCCAGCTCGTTGGCAAGATTCAGCGGCGTTTGGCCGCCAAACTGGACAATCACCCCTGCTGGTTTTTCCTTCTCGTAAATACTCAGCACATCTTCAACGGTAAGCGGCTCAAAATAGAGTTTATCGGACGTATCATAGTCGGTGGATACGGTTTCCGGATTGCAGTTGACCATAATTGATTCATAACCGGCATCACGAATGGCAAACGCCGCGTGAACGCAGCAATAGTCAAATTCAATCCCCTGGCCGATCCGGTTGGGCCCGCCGCCCAGCACCATGATCTTCGGCCGATCGCTGACTGCCACCTGATCGGGCGCATTGTAGGTTGAATAGTAATACGCCGCCTCTTCAACCCCGCTCACCGGTACCGGCTCCCAGGCCTCGGAAAGGCCAAGGTCAATTCTCCGGTTGCGGATCACCTGCTCCTCAATCCCCAGTATTTCAGCCAGATATTTGTCGGCAAAGCCATCCTTTTTCGCCCGGGTCAGCAGCTCATCCGGCAGCACTTTTCCCTTGTGCTGCAGCAGCCGCTCTTCAAGCTCCACCAGTTCCCGCATCTGCTCGAGAAACCAGGCTTTAATATGGGTCCTGGCATGCAATTTATCGATAGTCGCCCCCTGACGCAACGCTTCATAGAGGATAAACTGACGTTCACTGCTGGGTTCCTGCAAGAGCTGCAGCAGTTCCTCCAAAGGTTTCTGATGGTAATCCTTCGCAAAACCGAGCCCATAGCGGCCGATCTCCAGGGAGCGGATGGCCTTCTGCAGCGCCTCTTTATAATTTTTACCGATGCTCATCACCTCACCGACGGCCCGCATCTGGGTTCCCAGCTTATCCTCAACCCCGGCAAACTTTTCAAAGGCCCAGCGGGCAAACTTGACCACCACATACTCTCCGGACGGCGTATATTTTTCCAGAGTGCCATCCCGCCAATAGGGAATTTCATCCATGGTCAAGCCACCGGCCAGCAGGGCGGAAACATAGGCGATGGGAAAACCGGTGGCCTTGGAAGCCAAAGCCGAAGATCGCGACGTACGGGGGTTGATTTCGATCACCACCACCCGTCCAGTCTTGGGATCGTGGGCAAACTGAACATTGGTGCCGCCGATAACCTCAATGGCGTCAACGATATCGTAAGAATACTGCTGCAGGCGATCCTGCAGATCCCGGGAGATGGTCAGCATCGGGGCCGTACAGTAGGAGTCACCGGTATGCACCCCCATGGCATCCACATTCTCGATAAAGCAAACGGTGATTTTCTGGTTCTTGGCATCCCTGACAACTTCCAGTTCCAGCTCCTCCCAGCCCAGCACCGACTCCTCCACCAGCACCTGGTTCACCAGACTGGCGGCCAGCCCGCGGGCACAAACCGTCCGCAGCTCATCGACATTATAACCCAGACCGCCGCCGGTGCCGCCCATGGTGTAGGCCGGCCGCAAAACGACCGGATAGCCCAGATATCTGGCCACCTGCTCGGCCTCATCAACACTGTTGACCGCTTTGCTGCGTGGCATCTCGATACCCAGGCGATCCATGGTATTCTTAAAGGCAGTTCGATCTTCCCCTCGCTCTATGGCATCGATATTGACGCCAATAACCTTGACGTCATATTTTCCCAGGATGCCTTCCCTGGCCAGCTCTGAAGCGAGATTGAGGGCCGACTGCCCCCCCAGGTTCGGCAGCAGAGCATCGGGCCTTTCGGCGACAATGATCTTTTCCATCGTTTTGAGATTCAGCGGCTCGATATACGTCACATCGGCAGTACCGGGGTCAGTCATGATGGTGGCCGGATTGGAATTGACCAGGATAATCTCATAGCCCAGAGACCTCAGGGCCTTGCAGGCCTGGGTACCTGAATAATCAAACTCACAGGCCTGCCCGATAATGATCGGCCCGGAGCCAATAATCATGACTTTCTGAATATCTTCACGCTTCGGCATCTCACTCCTCCTGCATCGAAAAAACCATTATCGAACCATGCACCGTTATGTCCTGACATCATAACCCACATTGCACCCGATCATAATCAGTGGTCAACAAAAAAGAAACCAAAAAAGGAGGCGGACCCGCATAGTCCGCCTCCCTCGTATCAAACGTTTGGCACCATGTTCCCGGCTACGCCTTCAAAATCCTCTTGGCAGCGTCATCGAGGACATCGGTAACAAAGGGAATTCCGGTTTCTCTTTCAGTTTCCCGGTTGCCGGAAAAGATCTCATCGCGGGTAATTTCACTGACGTTGAATTTCCGCGCCCCGGCCAGGAGCTGCTGCAGGCCGGCGGCCAGTTTATCAGCCAGGGTATACATGGCAATGGCACCGTAGGGGATATTCTTCATCTCATCGGCGCCAACCTTTTTCTGCACTTCATAGTAGCCGGCAAAAATCTCATCGGCTGTGCGGCCATACTGGGCTACGTTCGGCGGCAGTTCACTCCAGTTGCCGTTCAGGCGTGCTCTTTCCTCAGGCTTGACCACCCCCTCCACATTGGAACCCAGATAGCCGGGAATCATCACCGCCCGGCCCATCAGAGCCAGCTTGGCGAACGGCGCCCCCAGTGCCAGGGCTTTGAAAATGTGGTCTTCCCGCGCCAGACCGCCGCCCAGGCACAGATCAACAACCTTGGAACCCTGGTTGGCCAGAATGCTGGCATATTCATAGGTCTTGGCATGGAGGTGAATGGAGGGAACTCCCCAGGTTTCCATCATATTCCAGGGGCTCATACCGGTGCCGCCGCCGGAACCGTCAATGGTCAGCAGGTCAAGCTTGGCCTCGGTGGCAAACTTGATGGCCATCGCCAAGGCTTCCATACCATAGGAACCGGTCTTCAAGGTTATCCGCTTATAGCCGAGCTTGCGGAGATAATCCACCGAATTCATGAAATCGGCCTTCACTTCATCAACATCGGAAAGGCCCGTATAACCCAGGCGGCTGTGGCGGGCAAAGGACTTGATCGCCCCATGGTTGAAGGCTTCCTGAACTTCCGGTTTGTAAGGGTCGGGATCGACGATATAGCCACGGTCCTTGAGGAACTTGGCATATTCCACCGAGGTCACCTGGATTTCGCCGCCGATGTCCTTGGCTCCCTGGCCCCACTTCAACTCAATAATGACTTTGTCACCATATTTGTCGACGATGTATTCAGCGACGCCGTTGCGGGTATCTTCAACATTCATTTGGACGATGATCGCCCCGTAGCCGTCATA includes:
- a CDS encoding type 1 glutamine amidotransferase: MHLHVFQHVPFEGPSSIALWAAGAGHQLTITRWFAGETPPPLEQIDWLILLGGPMGVADENVYGWLKKEKEYLQAAVKGGKVVLGICLGAQLIAGILGAVVQPNAEKEIGWFPTTSLPAAKKMPIGSKLPDGMEVFHWHGDTFTIPKGAVHLMRSKACENQAFLYGDRVLALQFHLETTRQSAAALIEHCADDLTAAPFIQNAETILKNSDRFRHINRYMAAILNYLSGLPKHG
- the carB gene encoding carbamoyl-phosphate synthase large subunit, with the translated sequence MPKREDIQKVMIIGSGPIIIGQACEFDYSGTQACKALRSLGYEIILVNSNPATIMTDPGTADVTYIEPLNLKTMEKIIVAERPDALLPNLGGQSALNLASELAREGILGKYDVKVIGVNIDAIERGEDRTAFKNTMDRLGIEMPRSKAVNSVDEAEQVARYLGYPVVLRPAYTMGGTGGGLGYNVDELRTVCARGLAASLVNQVLVEESVLGWEELELEVVRDAKNQKITVCFIENVDAMGVHTGDSYCTAPMLTISRDLQDRLQQYSYDIVDAIEVIGGTNVQFAHDPKTGRVVVIEINPRTSRSSALASKATGFPIAYVSALLAGGLTMDEIPYWRDGTLEKYTPSGEYVVVKFARWAFEKFAGVEDKLGTQMRAVGEVMSIGKNYKEALQKAIRSLEIGRYGLGFAKDYHQKPLEELLQLLQEPSSERQFILYEALRQGATIDKLHARTHIKAWFLEQMRELVELEERLLQHKGKVLPDELLTRAKKDGFADKYLAEILGIEEQVIRNRRIDLGLSEAWEPVPVSGVEEAAYYYSTYNAPDQVAVSDRPKIMVLGGGPNRIGQGIEFDYCCVHAAFAIRDAGYESIMVNCNPETVSTDYDTSDKLYFEPLTVEDVLSIYEKEKPAGVIVQFGGQTPLNLANELEAAGVKVLGTPPEIIDLAEDRDRFRQMMHKLAIPQPESGMASNLDEALEIAAEIGYPLMVRPSYVLGGRAMEVIYDEEMLRHYLQVAVDVSPARPILIDKFLENAIEAEADAIADGTDALVPAVMEHIELAGVHSGDSACVIPPVSIAPKHIETIKEYTRKIAVELGVIGLMNIQYAIAHDTVYILEANPRASRTVPLVSKVCNLSMARHATEVMLGRKLTDLGLEVKPFAHFGVKEAVFPFNMFPEVDPVLGPEMRSTGEVLGMADSFGLAFFKVQEATQSVLPLGGTVLITIAERDKPGVIEAARQFRELGFAILATEGTCRFLQQQGIAATCILKLKQGRPNIIDAIKNGEIQLIVNTPKGKRSQEDDAYIRKAAINYKVPFMTTTAAALAAAKGVAARRKGDAEVKSLQRYHAGS
- a CDS encoding FMN-binding glutamate synthase family protein; its protein translation is MIEWPKSNDALGTVNRGNPCESGLCTLCRADCKGKCETWLSSIRGRKLLYPRDFGSITAGSANTTHVGVNYNALRIQGYNYGSSGLPQGLSHSEDDCIFPNVNIETEFGNEVKTKTRIPLLSGALGSTFIAAKYWESFAVGAALVGFPIVVGENVVGVDKESILEKGKIINSPELNRRVDTFLRYYDGYGAIIVQMNVEDTRNGVAEYIVDKYGDKVIIELKWGQGAKDIGGEIQVTSVEYAKFLKDRGYIVDPDPYKPEVQEAFNHGAIKSFARHSRLGYTGLSDVDEVKADFMNSVDYLRKLGYKRITLKTGSYGMEALAMAIKFATEAKLDLLTIDGSGGGTGMSPWNMMETWGVPSIHLHAKTYEYASILANQGSKVVDLCLGGGLAREDHIFKALALGAPFAKLALMGRAVMIPGYLGSNVEGVVKPEERARLNGNWSELPPNVAQYGRTADEIFAGYYEVQKKVGADEMKNIPYGAIAMYTLADKLAAGLQQLLAGARKFNVSEITRDEIFSGNRETERETGIPFVTDVLDDAAKRILKA